The following proteins are encoded in a genomic region of Fusobacterium perfoetens ATCC 29250:
- a CDS encoding HPr family phosphocarrier protein, giving the protein MKTITVEIKNRAGLHARPSSLFVQTAGNFNSEIKVKYEDEEINGKSIMGLMLLAAEQGSILTLTANGSDENEMLEALRNLIEVEQFGEE; this is encoded by the coding sequence ATGAAAACAATTACTGTGGAGATAAAAAATAGAGCTGGACTTCATGCTAGACCTTCTTCACTTTTTGTTCAAACAGCAGGAAATTTTAATTCTGAAATAAAAGTAAAATATGAAGATGAAGAAATTAATGGAAAAAGTATAATGGGACTTATGCTTTTAGCAGCAGAACAAGGTTCAATACTTACACTTACAGCTAATGGTAGTGATGAAAATGAGATGTTAGAAGCTTTAAGAAATCTTATAGAAGTAGAGCAATTTGGAGAAGAATAA
- a CDS encoding S1 RNA-binding domain-containing protein, which yields MTNMDYNEFEELLENYLPSEGGNGKKVVGRIESKERNFCFLDVPGEATTVRVRTEELTDYNVGDEIEVMLVGETPEGEYLIGSRRRIEMELGWEKIKAASTNEEKIVGKVLKEIKGGYIVEIYSHQAFLPKSLSETKNSNEIIGKELEFMVKEIKEDKKGKKVTVSRKDVVMAEKKEEFEKISVGDTVEGVVTEILPFGIVVAIGKLRGFIHISELSWKKSEKIEGYNVGDKITVKVIELEEDKKNIKLSIKSLTRNPWDIAGETYKVEDVVDAKVTKILPYGVLVEILDGVEGLIHISDLTWNKKKVSINEFVKVGDTIKVKVLEFKPESRKLKLGIKQLSEDPWTNAETKYAVGNKVSGKVTEVKPYGIFIEVEEGVDIFVHQADFCWIGNKKFKKDEVVELQVTELDINEKKIKGSIKALEESPWEKALRNYKVGDVVEKPIKNIQDFGVFVNLEEGVDGFIPTQLLSKDFIKNVRDKFKVGDIVKGKIIEIDKEKQRIKISIKSYEIDLERNETKELLEKYGTAGE from the coding sequence ATGACAAACATGGATTATAATGAATTTGAAGAACTACTAGAAAATTACCTACCATCTGAAGGAGGGAATGGAAAAAAAGTAGTTGGACGTATTGAAAGTAAAGAGAGAAACTTTTGCTTTCTAGATGTTCCTGGAGAAGCAACTACAGTAAGAGTTAGAACTGAAGAATTAACAGACTATAATGTTGGTGATGAAATAGAGGTTATGCTAGTTGGAGAAACTCCAGAAGGAGAGTATTTAATAGGTTCTAGAAGAAGAATAGAAATGGAACTTGGATGGGAAAAAATCAAAGCAGCATCAACTAATGAAGAAAAAATAGTAGGAAAAGTATTAAAAGAAATAAAAGGTGGATATATTGTAGAAATATATTCTCATCAAGCATTCTTACCTAAATCTTTATCAGAAACTAAAAATTCTAATGAAATAATAGGAAAAGAATTAGAATTTATGGTAAAAGAAATCAAAGAAGATAAAAAAGGTAAAAAAGTAACTGTATCTAGAAAAGATGTTGTTATGGCAGAGAAAAAAGAAGAATTTGAAAAGATTTCTGTAGGGGATACAGTAGAAGGTGTAGTAACTGAAATATTACCTTTCGGAATAGTAGTAGCTATTGGAAAATTAAGAGGATTTATTCATATTTCTGAGCTTTCATGGAAAAAATCTGAAAAAATTGAAGGATATAATGTTGGAGATAAAATAACAGTAAAAGTTATTGAATTAGAAGAAGATAAGAAAAATATCAAACTTTCAATAAAATCTTTAACTAGAAATCCTTGGGATATAGCTGGAGAAACTTATAAAGTAGAAGATGTAGTAGATGCAAAAGTAACAAAGATATTACCATATGGAGTTCTTGTTGAAATATTAGATGGGGTTGAAGGATTAATTCATATTTCTGATTTAACATGGAATAAGAAAAAAGTATCTATCAATGAATTTGTTAAAGTAGGAGATACTATAAAAGTAAAAGTTCTTGAATTTAAACCAGAATCAAGAAAATTAAAATTAGGAATTAAACAATTATCTGAGGACCCATGGACTAATGCTGAAACTAAATATGCTGTAGGAAATAAAGTTTCTGGAAAAGTAACAGAAGTTAAACCTTATGGAATATTTATAGAAGTAGAAGAGGGAGTAGATATTTTTGTTCATCAAGCTGATTTCTGTTGGATAGGAAATAAAAAATTCAAAAAAGATGAAGTAGTTGAATTACAAGTAACAGAATTAGATATTAATGAGAAAAAAATTAAAGGAAGTATTAAAGCTTTAGAAGAAAGTCCTTGGGAAAAAGCTTTAAGAAATTATAAAGTTGGAGATGTTGTAGAAAAACCAATCAAAAATATTCAAGATTTTGGAGTATTTGTAAACTTAGAAGAGGGAGTAGATGGATTTATTCCAACACAATTACTTTCTAAAGATTTTATAAAAAATGTAAGAGATAAATTTAAAGTTGGAGATATTGTAAAAGGAAAAATTATTGAAATAGATAAAGAAAAACAAAGAATAAAAATTTCTATAAAATCATATGAAATTGATTTAGAAAGAAATGAAACAAAAGAATTATTAGAAAAATATGGAACAGCAGGAGAATAA
- a CDS encoding DMT family transporter, giving the protein MKYLGEFFALITALGWALSSLFFEHASKRTDSVSVNVIRLVFGIVFLGSFTLINRGIFLPTDSTVYNWKWLGLSGFVGLFLGDLFLYEAYTLIGARICMLFMTMTPLIVGIFGYLFLGETLTLLQILAMIITCSGVLLVVIKPKNKTDEKKFSTKGILFICIATIFEATGIVLTKMGSMGYDPSSSTQIRMICALGVFILFLTYKKLWNRVFKATKDKKGILLIMGGTITATAGITFLVAALNLGHAGIISTISSTSPILIIPISYFIFKEKVKLKEIIGACISVLGIVLFFL; this is encoded by the coding sequence ATGAAATATTTAGGGGAATTTTTTGCACTTATAACAGCTTTAGGCTGGGCTTTAAGTTCATTATTTTTTGAACATGCTTCAAAAAGAACTGATAGTGTTTCAGTTAATGTAATAAGATTAGTTTTTGGAATTGTTTTTTTAGGAAGTTTTACTCTCATAAACAGAGGAATATTTTTACCAACCGATTCTACTGTATATAATTGGAAGTGGTTAGGATTATCTGGCTTTGTAGGTTTATTTTTAGGTGATTTATTTTTGTATGAAGCCTATACTTTAATAGGAGCTAGAATATGTATGCTTTTCATGACTATGACTCCTCTTATAGTAGGAATATTTGGATATCTATTTTTAGGTGAAACTCTAACTTTACTTCAAATTTTGGCTATGATAATTACTTGTAGTGGAGTTTTACTTGTAGTAATCAAACCTAAAAATAAAACTGATGAAAAAAAATTCTCTACTAAAGGAATTTTATTTATATGTATAGCAACAATTTTTGAAGCTACAGGAATAGTTCTTACTAAAATGGGTTCAATGGGATACGACCCTAGTTCCTCTACTCAAATAAGAATGATTTGTGCATTAGGAGTATTTATATTATTCCTTACTTATAAAAAATTATGGAATAGAGTTTTTAAAGCTACAAAAGATAAAAAAGGAATATTATTAATAATGGGTGGAACTATAACAGCTACAGCAGGAATAACATTTTTAGTAGCTGCTCTTAATTTGGGACATGCTGGTATTATCTCTACTATATCTTCTACAAGTCCTATTTTAATAATTCCTATCTCATATTTTATTTTTAAAGAAAAAGTAAAATTAAAAGAGATAATTGGAGCTTGTATTTCTGTACT
- a CDS encoding glutamine synthetase III, which yields MKNMLEAFGKNYFSELELKSRVPSSIFKEFKAVQRGEKELSISVAEVIANAVKNWATEKGATHFTHWFQPLTELTAEKHESFISVSSDGNILSQFSGKELIKGEADSSSFPNGGLRSTFEARGYTAWDISSPMFLRGPEKAKTLFIPTALIGYHGETLDKKVPLLRSINTVTKEALRIKRALGDYKSSKIDVTLGIEQEYFLIEKSFLEKREDLMFTGRTLFGSLPPKGQELSDHYYGALKEKVEVFMAELDAEMWQLGVMAKTKHNEVAPNQFELAVMYSSANVAADQNQLCMDMIKRVADRHGLAALLHEKPFEKVNGSGKHCNWSLSTDTGENLLDPENVSKGNLDFLVFLTAIIEGVDRYGEVLRVSTATPGNDHRLGGSEAPPAIISIFIGEPLQELLENVDKINVNKTKTESIELGTYNFPKIPKDSSDRNRTSPFAFTGNKFEYRMPGSSASPATPVFMINTIVADILREYADILEKIEDKSTINDEVIKLVKDRYNKHKRIIFNGNGYDDAWVKEAENRGLPNLSCTVEALPVYKKDSTIELFERNGVLSREELNSIFVIYTERYNKQLKIETTTAIRMARNEIYPAIMRYMNNIATSIRNIQEALGSDYEQCVAGDKKHLLKVINGKDHLRSSLAELEKDFAEAISIKDQYERAKYYNSHVVPRLKHLREWVDVLEHLCEKSLWPFPVYEDLLFKL from the coding sequence ATGAAAAATATGTTAGAAGCTTTTGGAAAAAATTACTTTTCTGAATTAGAGCTTAAAAGTAGAGTGCCAAGTTCTATCTTTAAAGAATTCAAAGCTGTCCAAAGAGGAGAAAAAGAATTATCTATTTCTGTGGCTGAAGTTATAGCTAATGCTGTAAAAAACTGGGCTACTGAAAAAGGAGCTACTCACTTTACTCATTGGTTCCAACCTCTTACTGAATTAACTGCTGAAAAGCACGAATCCTTTATCTCTGTATCTTCTGATGGAAATATTTTATCTCAATTTTCAGGAAAAGAACTTATAAAAGGAGAAGCCGATTCCTCATCTTTCCCTAATGGTGGCCTTCGTTCTACTTTTGAAGCAAGAGGCTATACAGCTTGGGATATCTCTTCTCCAATGTTTCTAAGAGGACCTGAAAAAGCTAAAACTTTATTTATACCAACAGCTTTAATAGGTTATCATGGAGAAACTCTTGATAAAAAAGTTCCTCTTTTAAGGTCAATAAATACAGTTACAAAAGAAGCTTTAAGAATTAAAAGAGCTTTAGGTGACTATAAATCTAGTAAGATTGATGTTACTCTTGGTATAGAGCAAGAATATTTCCTTATTGAAAAGTCTTTCCTTGAAAAAAGAGAAGATTTAATGTTTACTGGTAGAACTTTATTTGGTTCACTGCCACCTAAAGGACAAGAGTTAAGTGACCATTATTATGGAGCTTTAAAAGAAAAAGTAGAAGTATTTATGGCTGAGTTAGACGCTGAAATGTGGCAACTTGGAGTTATGGCTAAAACTAAACATAACGAAGTGGCTCCAAATCAGTTTGAATTAGCTGTAATGTATTCTTCAGCCAATGTAGCAGCTGACCAAAATCAACTTTGTATGGATATGATAAAAAGAGTAGCAGATAGACATGGTTTAGCTGCTTTACTACATGAAAAACCTTTTGAAAAAGTAAATGGTTCTGGAAAACATTGTAACTGGTCTTTAAGTACTGATACTGGCGAAAATTTATTAGACCCTGAAAATGTTTCTAAAGGAAATTTAGATTTCTTAGTATTTTTAACAGCTATTATAGAGGGTGTTGATAGATATGGTGAAGTTTTAAGAGTATCTACTGCTACTCCTGGAAATGATCATAGACTTGGAGGTTCTGAAGCTCCTCCAGCTATAATTTCAATATTTATAGGGGAGCCTTTACAAGAATTATTAGAAAATGTTGATAAAATCAATGTTAACAAAACTAAAACAGAATCTATCGAGCTAGGAACATATAACTTCCCAAAAATTCCTAAAGACAGTTCTGATAGAAATAGAACTTCTCCTTTTGCTTTTACTGGAAATAAGTTTGAATATAGAATGCCTGGTTCTAGTGCTTCTCCAGCTACTCCTGTTTTTATGATAAATACTATAGTAGCTGACATTTTAAGAGAATATGCTGATATCTTAGAAAAAATAGAAGATAAATCTACTATAAATGATGAAGTTATCAAACTAGTAAAAGATAGATACAATAAACATAAAAGAATTATTTTTAATGGAAATGGATATGATGATGCTTGGGTTAAGGAAGCTGAGAATAGAGGATTACCAAATTTAAGTTGTACTGTTGAAGCTTTACCTGTTTATAAAAAAGATTCTACTATAGAATTATTTGAAAGAAACGGAGTTTTAAGTAGAGAAGAATTAAATTCTATATTTGTCATCTATACAGAAAGGTATAATAAACAATTAAAAATAGAAACTACTACAGCCATAAGAATGGCTAGAAACGAAATATATCCAGCTATAATGAGATACATGAATAATATTGCTACTTCTATAAGAAATATCCAAGAAGCTTTAGGTAGTGACTATGAACAATGTGTTGCTGGAGATAAAAAACATCTTCTAAAAGTTATAAATGGAAAAGACCATTTAAGAAGTTCTTTAGCTGAATTAGAAAAAGATTTTGCTGAAGCAATAAGTATTAAGGACCAATATGAAAGAGCTAAATATTATAACTCTCATGTTGTTCCAAGACTTAAACATTTAAGAGAATGGGTTGATGTATTAGAACATCTTTGTGAAAAATCTTTATGGCCATTCCCTGTATATGAAGATTTACTATTCAAATTATAA
- the ispH gene encoding 4-hydroxy-3-methylbut-2-enyl diphosphate reductase, with the protein MIIKRAEKMGFCFGVSGAVNLCEKIIKKNNSLFENIYILGMLVHNKNVVNELVLKGFKILLEEDLLNGKINLSPKDLVVIRAHGTTKEIYNILKKSNCKLYDATCIFVEKIRKALIEAEEKGNEILFIGDKFHPEVKGIISFGKNIKIFASYEEFINFKIDEKVSYTLLTQTTFNKEIFFKIKDYIVVNFKNIEIYSKICGATYERQRAVEKLASEVELVLVVGDKTSSNSKKLLELSKNINENSHLIEDKSQLDLNWFKGISMVGITAGASTPEKIIIEIEKYIRGNLDDKHGL; encoded by the coding sequence ATGATAATAAAAAGAGCTGAAAAAATGGGATTTTGCTTTGGAGTATCTGGAGCTGTGAATCTTTGTGAAAAAATTATCAAAAAAAATAATTCTTTATTTGAGAATATATACATATTAGGGATGTTAGTTCATAACAAAAATGTTGTAAATGAATTAGTCTTAAAAGGGTTTAAAATATTATTAGAAGAAGACTTATTAAATGGAAAGATAAACCTTAGTCCAAAAGATTTAGTTGTAATAAGAGCCCATGGAACAACGAAAGAAATTTATAATATTTTAAAAAAAAGTAATTGTAAATTATATGATGCGACTTGTATTTTTGTTGAAAAAATAAGGAAAGCTCTTATAGAAGCTGAAGAAAAAGGAAATGAAATACTTTTTATTGGAGATAAGTTCCACCCAGAAGTAAAGGGGATAATATCTTTTGGTAAAAATATAAAGATATTTGCTTCCTATGAAGAATTTATTAATTTTAAGATTGATGAAAAAGTTTCATATACATTATTGACACAAACTACATTTAATAAAGAAATATTTTTTAAAATAAAAGATTATATTGTGGTGAATTTTAAAAATATAGAAATCTATAGTAAAATTTGTGGAGCTACATATGAAAGACAAAGAGCAGTAGAAAAACTTGCTTCTGAAGTTGAATTAGTTTTAGTAGTTGGAGATAAAACTAGTTCAAATAGTAAAAAACTTTTGGAATTATCTAAAAATATTAATGAGAATAGTCATCTTATAGAAGATAAAAGTCAATTAGATTTAAATTGGTTTAAAGGTATTTCTATGGTTGGAATTACGGCAGGAGCATCAACACCAGAAAAAATAATAATAGAGATAGAAAAATATATAAGGGGGAACTTGGATGACAAACATGGATTATAA